A single window of Mycolicibacterium aurum DNA harbors:
- a CDS encoding carbohydrate ABC transporter permease, translating into MTTQTSKAPTTEPGPPPASGRSTLPEVPAWRRKLRPYLLSIPALVIVIGILYPFFVGAYYAFLNYAAVNPDPQFVWFQNFASVLGDQVFWQSVKVTALFAVAATAIETVLGVGLALLLNRSSIIGKIFEKVLILPLMIAPVIAGVIWKLMFNPQFGILNHVLGLGNTFDWLSAGNALFSVILVDIWIFTPFVAILVLAGIRSLPKEPFEASEVDGANWFYMFRKLMLPMLWPYILVAVIFRFMDNLKVFDHIYVLTAGGPGVATRTLQIGAFEDSIINLDYSRGSTYMLLLWIIVFITARYLVSVLGKAQRRAAGAES; encoded by the coding sequence ATGACCACTCAGACTTCGAAGGCTCCCACCACCGAACCCGGCCCACCGCCGGCGTCGGGCAGGAGCACTCTGCCGGAGGTGCCGGCGTGGCGGCGCAAGCTGCGACCGTACCTGTTGTCGATCCCGGCACTGGTGATCGTCATCGGCATCCTCTACCCCTTCTTCGTCGGCGCCTACTACGCCTTTCTGAACTACGCCGCGGTCAATCCCGACCCCCAGTTCGTCTGGTTCCAGAACTTCGCCTCGGTCCTGGGCGACCAGGTGTTCTGGCAGAGCGTCAAGGTCACCGCACTGTTCGCCGTCGCGGCCACCGCCATCGAGACGGTGCTGGGCGTCGGACTGGCGCTGCTGCTCAACAGGTCGAGCATCATCGGCAAGATCTTCGAGAAGGTGCTCATCCTGCCGCTGATGATCGCACCGGTCATCGCCGGCGTCATCTGGAAGCTGATGTTCAACCCGCAGTTCGGAATCCTCAACCACGTTCTGGGGCTGGGCAACACGTTCGACTGGCTGTCCGCGGGCAATGCGCTGTTCTCGGTCATTCTGGTCGACATCTGGATCTTCACACCGTTCGTCGCGATCCTGGTGCTGGCCGGGATCAGGTCCCTGCCGAAAGAGCCCTTCGAGGCGTCCGAGGTCGACGGCGCGAACTGGTTCTACATGTTCCGCAAACTGATGCTGCCGATGCTGTGGCCCTACATCCTGGTCGCGGTGATCTTCCGGTTCATGGACAACCTCAAGGTGTTCGACCACATCTACGTGCTCACCGCCGGCGGACCCGGCGTGGCGACGCGGACCCTGCAGATCGGGGCCTTCGAGGACTCGATCATCAACCTCGACTACTCACGCGGCAGCACCTACATGCTGCTGCTGTGGATCATCGTGTTCATCACCGCGCGCTACCTGGTCAGCGTGCTCGGAAAGGCGCAGCGCCGCGCTGCCGGAGCGGAGTCGTGA
- the eltD gene encoding erythritol/L-threitol dehyrogenase — translation MAAQIPEKMQAVVCHGPKDYRLEEVAVPQRGPGEALVKVDAVGICASDLKCYHGAAKFWGDENRPAWAETMVIPGHEFAGTVVELDDEAAQRWGIAVGDRVVSEQIVPCWECRFCKRGQYHMCQPHDLYGFKRRTPGAMASYMVYPAEALVHKISRDVAPHHAAFAEPLSCSLHAVERAQITFEDTVVVAGCGPIGLGMVAGARAKNPMHVIALDMEPQKLELAKACGADITVNIAEHDAESLVKELTGGYGADVYLEGTGHPSAVPQGLNLLRKLGRYVEYGVFGSDVSVDWSIISDDKELDVLGAHLGPYCWPAAIKMIESGLLPMDRICTHQLPLVDFQQGLDLVASGRESVKVSLIPA, via the coding sequence ATGGCCGCTCAGATCCCGGAGAAGATGCAGGCTGTGGTCTGCCACGGGCCCAAGGACTACCGCCTCGAAGAGGTCGCCGTACCCCAACGGGGCCCCGGTGAGGCCCTGGTCAAAGTGGACGCCGTCGGCATCTGCGCCAGCGATCTGAAGTGCTACCACGGCGCGGCGAAATTCTGGGGGGACGAGAACCGTCCGGCCTGGGCCGAGACGATGGTCATTCCCGGCCACGAGTTCGCCGGCACCGTGGTCGAACTCGACGACGAGGCTGCGCAGCGGTGGGGCATCGCAGTGGGTGACCGGGTGGTGTCAGAGCAGATCGTGCCGTGCTGGGAATGCCGATTCTGCAAGCGCGGCCAATACCACATGTGCCAGCCGCACGACCTCTACGGCTTCAAGCGGCGCACGCCGGGTGCCATGGCCAGCTACATGGTCTACCCCGCAGAAGCGCTGGTGCACAAAATCTCCCGAGATGTCGCACCACATCACGCCGCCTTCGCCGAGCCGCTGTCGTGCTCGCTGCACGCCGTGGAGCGCGCACAGATCACCTTCGAGGACACCGTGGTCGTCGCGGGCTGCGGACCGATCGGACTCGGCATGGTCGCCGGTGCCCGGGCCAAGAATCCCATGCACGTGATCGCCCTGGACATGGAGCCGCAAAAACTCGAACTCGCCAAGGCGTGCGGCGCCGACATCACCGTCAACATCGCCGAACACGATGCCGAGTCGCTCGTCAAGGAGCTCACTGGCGGCTACGGTGCCGACGTCTACCTCGAGGGCACCGGGCACCCGTCGGCAGTTCCGCAGGGGCTCAACCTCTTACGCAAACTCGGACGATATGTGGAGTACGGCGTCTTCGGCAGCGATGTCTCGGTGGACTGGAGCATCATCAGCGACGACAAGGAGCTCGACGTCCTGGGCGCGCATCTGGGCCCGTACTGCTGGCCGGCGGCGATCAAGATGATCGAGTCCGGCCTGCTTCCGATGGATCGCATCTGCACCCATCAACTTCCCCTGGTCGACTTCCAACAGGGTCTGGATCTGGTGGCCAGCGGCCGGGAGTCGGTCAAGGTTTCCCTGATTCCGGCGTAA
- a CDS encoding dihydroxyacetone kinase family protein — protein sequence MTKLYNDPARFTEDMVAGFLDANRRYVAGVPGGVVRAHRTRPGKVAVVIGGGSGHYPAFCGTVGVGFADGAVVGNIFTSPSAEEAASVARAAHGDAGVLLTTGNYAGDVMNFGLAVSQLRSEGIDACYFAVTDDVASAPRGEETKRRGIAGDFTVFKCASAAAEEGLDLAGVLRVAEAANAATRTLGVAFDGCTMPGADQPLFTVPEGTMGVGLGIHGEPGVADDPMPTAAALAERLVDGVLADNPDAASRRIAVILNGLGRTKYEELFVVWGTAARLLRDRGYEIVEPEVGELVTSLDMAGCSLTVMWLDDELERYWTAPADTPAYRKGDRTPESGGSKAELRTGEELQTASQTPALDELSDDEGRRGGRGVARALSAMAEMLADAEAELGRIDAVAGDGDHGRGMVKGSAAASAAAQRAVAAGGGQGSVLAEAGKEWAARAGGTSGVLWGALLSALGARLGDTGRPESETVVTGMRDGYDALVSLGGASPGDKTMLDALLPFVEDFERRVADGQPWLDAWRESAAVAESAARATADLRPRVGRARPLAERSVGTPDAGATSLAMCLRTVAGTFPVTTEKS from the coding sequence ATGACCAAGCTCTACAACGACCCGGCCAGATTCACCGAGGACATGGTGGCCGGTTTCCTCGACGCCAACCGCCGTTACGTGGCGGGTGTCCCGGGGGGTGTCGTGCGCGCCCACCGGACCAGGCCGGGCAAGGTCGCCGTGGTGATCGGTGGCGGGTCGGGACACTATCCGGCCTTCTGCGGCACCGTGGGAGTCGGTTTCGCCGACGGCGCCGTGGTGGGCAACATCTTCACCTCACCGTCGGCGGAGGAGGCCGCCTCGGTGGCTCGGGCTGCCCACGGTGACGCCGGTGTGCTGCTCACCACGGGCAACTACGCCGGCGACGTGATGAACTTCGGGCTCGCGGTCAGCCAGTTGCGCAGTGAGGGCATCGACGCGTGCTACTTCGCGGTGACCGACGATGTTGCCAGCGCCCCTCGGGGGGAGGAGACGAAAAGGCGAGGTATCGCCGGCGATTTCACGGTGTTCAAGTGCGCCAGCGCGGCCGCCGAGGAGGGACTCGACCTCGCGGGGGTGCTGCGCGTGGCCGAAGCGGCCAACGCCGCGACCCGCACACTCGGGGTCGCCTTCGACGGCTGCACCATGCCCGGCGCCGACCAGCCGCTGTTCACGGTGCCGGAGGGCACGATGGGTGTGGGGCTCGGCATCCACGGTGAACCCGGGGTGGCCGATGACCCGATGCCGACAGCCGCCGCACTCGCCGAAAGGCTGGTCGACGGTGTGCTCGCCGACAATCCGGATGCGGCGTCCCGACGCATCGCGGTGATCCTCAACGGACTCGGTCGCACGAAATACGAGGAACTGTTCGTCGTGTGGGGCACGGCGGCTCGGCTGTTGCGCGATCGCGGCTACGAGATCGTCGAGCCCGAGGTCGGGGAGTTGGTGACCAGTCTCGACATGGCGGGGTGTTCGCTGACGGTCATGTGGCTCGACGACGAGCTCGAGCGCTACTGGACCGCCCCCGCTGACACCCCGGCCTACCGCAAGGGTGATCGGACCCCCGAAAGCGGCGGCAGCAAGGCCGAATTGCGCACCGGCGAGGAACTCCAGACCGCATCGCAGACACCTGCGCTGGACGAGCTGTCCGATGACGAGGGACGACGCGGTGGCCGCGGGGTCGCTCGCGCGCTGAGCGCAATGGCCGAGATGCTGGCCGACGCGGAGGCCGAGCTCGGTCGCATCGACGCGGTGGCCGGTGACGGTGACCACGGCCGGGGCATGGTCAAAGGGTCCGCGGCCGCGTCGGCGGCTGCGCAGCGCGCGGTCGCGGCCGGCGGCGGGCAGGGTTCGGTGCTGGCCGAGGCCGGCAAGGAGTGGGCAGCCCGCGCCGGGGGTACCTCCGGAGTCCTCTGGGGCGCCCTGCTTTCGGCGCTGGGCGCGCGCCTCGGCGACACCGGGCGCCCGGAGTCGGAGACAGTTGTGACGGGGATGCGCGACGGGTACGACGCTCTGGTGTCCCTCGGGGGTGCGTCGCCGGGGGACAAGACGATGCTCGACGCACTGCTTCCGTTCGTCGAGGACTTCGAGCGTCGAGTCGCCGACGGGCAGCCGTGGCTCGACGCATGGCGGGAGTCGGCGGCGGTCGCTGAGAGTGCCGCGCGGGCCACCGCTGACCTGCGGCCGAGGGTCGGTCGCGCGCGGCCACTGGCCGAACGCAGCGTCGGCACCCCCGACGCCGGTGCGACCTCGCTGGCCATGTGTCTGCGCACCGTCGCCGGCACGTTCCCGGTGACAACGGAAAAGAGTTGA
- a CDS encoding ribose-5-phosphate isomerase translates to MTSGLRIVVGSDDAGYEYKEALKGDLLGDDRVADVADVGVGSDENTAYPHVAVAAARLVAEGKADRALLVCGTGLGVAISANKVPGIRAVTAHDSFSVERSVLSNNAQVLCFGQRVVGLELARRLAREWLNYEFDPESASAAKVDAIGSYETAATDC, encoded by the coding sequence ATGACTTCCGGGCTTCGCATCGTCGTCGGTTCCGACGATGCCGGATACGAGTACAAGGAAGCGCTCAAAGGCGATCTGCTGGGCGACGACAGGGTGGCCGACGTGGCCGATGTCGGCGTCGGCTCCGACGAGAACACCGCCTACCCGCACGTCGCGGTCGCCGCAGCGCGGCTTGTGGCCGAGGGTAAGGCCGACCGCGCTCTGCTGGTGTGCGGCACCGGACTCGGAGTGGCGATCAGCGCCAACAAGGTGCCGGGTATCCGTGCGGTGACCGCGCACGACAGCTTCTCGGTCGAGCGTTCCGTGCTGTCGAACAATGCCCAGGTGTTGTGCTTCGGTCAGCGCGTCGTCGGCCTCGAGCTGGCCCGCCGACTGGCCAGGGAGTGGCTGAACTACGAGTTCGACCCCGAAAGCGCATCCGCGGCGAAAGTCGACGCGATCGGATCCTACGAAACGGCGGCCACGGACTGCTGA
- a CDS encoding ABC transporter ATP-binding protein — protein sequence MATVSVANICKKFGKVTAVDDLSLDIADGEFFVILGPSGAGKTTTLKSIAGLVDIDAGAVHIGGVDMTRVEPYHRNVAMAFESYALYPQKTVAQNLASPLKSGRTGRYSASEQASRIDQVTTTLGINHLQNRLPRELSNGQRQRVALGRVLVRPADAYLLDEPLSHLDAKLRAAMRAELKQLGAMSNTTTIYVTHDYQEALALGDRIAVMREGRLMQIGTPEEIWRSPADTFVARSLGQPEINLLDGVVDDGRIRLGSATGEGSLDIPIPPDVSAARGDRVRVGLRPCDLHVTSREGSLRGRVMLAERLGRNIELTVDAGGTQLIALTSGRHGVGEGDPVTLRIAESDIHVFAPGEGDTNRLGTSTLEGVR from the coding sequence ATGGCCACGGTATCTGTTGCCAACATCTGCAAAAAGTTCGGGAAGGTCACTGCTGTCGACGATCTGTCGCTGGACATCGCCGACGGCGAGTTCTTCGTGATCCTGGGTCCCAGCGGGGCCGGCAAGACCACCACGCTGAAATCCATTGCAGGACTGGTCGATATCGACGCCGGCGCGGTCCACATCGGGGGCGTGGACATGACCAGGGTGGAGCCCTACCACCGCAATGTCGCCATGGCGTTCGAGAGCTACGCCCTGTACCCCCAGAAGACCGTAGCCCAGAATCTGGCGTCGCCGCTGAAGTCCGGTCGCACCGGCCGATACTCGGCATCCGAGCAGGCGTCGCGGATCGATCAGGTGACCACCACGCTGGGCATCAATCACCTGCAGAACCGTTTACCGCGCGAGCTGTCCAACGGCCAGCGCCAGCGCGTGGCGCTCGGTCGCGTGCTGGTGCGTCCCGCCGATGCATACCTGCTCGACGAACCGCTGAGCCATCTCGACGCGAAGCTACGGGCCGCGATGCGCGCCGAACTCAAACAACTCGGCGCGATGTCGAACACCACGACGATCTACGTCACGCACGACTACCAGGAGGCACTGGCACTCGGCGATCGCATCGCGGTCATGCGTGAGGGCCGACTCATGCAGATCGGCACGCCGGAGGAGATATGGCGCAGTCCGGCTGACACTTTCGTCGCGCGCTCGCTGGGACAACCGGAGATCAACCTGCTCGACGGCGTGGTCGACGACGGCCGAATCCGGCTCGGCAGCGCCACCGGCGAGGGATCGCTGGACATCCCGATACCGCCGGATGTCTCCGCTGCACGCGGTGACCGGGTGCGGGTGGGCCTGCGTCCCTGCGATCTCCACGTCACCAGCCGCGAAGGGTCCCTGCGCGGCAGGGTGATGCTGGCCGAGCGACTGGGCCGCAACATCGAACTCACCGTCGACGCCGGAGGTACCCAGTTGATCGCCCTGACCTCGGGCCGCCACGGCGTCGGCGAAGGGGATCCGGTCACGCTGCGGATCGCCGAGTCCGACATCCATGTGTTCGCACCGGGCGAGGGCGACACCAACCGGCTCGGCACATCGACCTTGGAGGGAGTCCGGTGA
- a CDS encoding ABC transporter ATP-binding protein: MSVANARTVEKSAERLTLQDLVKTYASRGREAVTAVKGINLEIEPGELVALLGPSGCGKTTTLRMIAGLETVTSGSIKIGDREVSQLPAAKRGIGVGFESYALYPPLSVRDNLLYGLKARKVKGAENMVASISERLEMNDLLDLRPAGLSSGQKQRVALARALVRNPPVLLLDEPLSHLDASARNRVRRELKVLQREFGYTTIVVTHDQVEALSLADRLAVMDGGVVQQFGTPDEVFDDPANLFVAEFVGEPQINVLPGVVRLRDGRACVEIGSGTGFLDTTVTDVSDGARVTVGIRPQDCALAARGDDGVAATVAYFEHLLEFGLATSTVSGIEEGIVVQTPAEQEYQPEQQVSVTAAAERVYLFDPDSGERLR, translated from the coding sequence GTGAGCGTCGCCAACGCACGCACCGTCGAAAAGTCCGCTGAGCGACTGACATTGCAGGACCTCGTCAAGACCTACGCCTCCCGCGGCCGGGAGGCGGTCACCGCGGTCAAGGGGATCAACCTGGAGATCGAACCCGGGGAACTGGTGGCGCTGCTGGGCCCGTCGGGATGCGGCAAGACGACCACACTGCGCATGATCGCGGGGCTGGAGACGGTCACCAGTGGGTCGATCAAGATCGGCGATCGTGAGGTCTCGCAACTGCCGGCGGCCAAGCGCGGCATAGGCGTCGGATTCGAGAGCTATGCCCTGTATCCGCCGCTGTCGGTCCGCGACAACCTGCTCTACGGGCTGAAGGCGCGCAAGGTCAAGGGCGCCGAGAACATGGTCGCCTCGATCAGTGAACGCCTCGAGATGAACGACCTGCTGGACCTGAGACCCGCAGGACTGTCCAGCGGCCAGAAGCAACGTGTCGCGCTGGCCCGCGCGCTGGTCCGCAATCCTCCGGTGCTGCTGCTCGACGAACCGTTGAGTCACCTGGACGCGTCGGCACGCAACCGCGTGCGCCGTGAACTGAAGGTCCTGCAGCGTGAATTCGGCTACACCACGATCGTCGTCACCCACGACCAGGTCGAGGCCCTGTCGCTGGCCGATCGGCTCGCCGTCATGGACGGTGGCGTCGTTCAGCAGTTCGGAACCCCTGATGAGGTCTTCGACGATCCGGCCAACCTGTTCGTCGCCGAATTCGTCGGCGAGCCGCAGATCAACGTGCTGCCCGGGGTCGTGCGTCTCCGGGACGGCCGTGCGTGTGTCGAAATCGGCTCCGGGACAGGGTTTCTCGACACCACGGTGACCGACGTTTCCGACGGCGCTCGGGTGACCGTCGGAATCCGGCCGCAGGACTGCGCACTCGCGGCGCGTGGCGATGACGGGGTCGCGGCGACCGTGGCCTACTTCGAGCATCTGCTGGAGTTCGGGCTGGCGACCAGCACCGTCTCCGGCATCGAGGAGGGCATCGTGGTGCAGACCCCAGCCGAGCAGGAGTATCAGCCCGAACAGCAGGTGTCGGTGACGGCCGCGGCCGAACGGGTCTACCTGTTCGACCCCGACAGCGGGGAGCGGCTGCGATGA
- a CDS encoding carbohydrate ABC transporter permease: MSQTTTRFSRAELLPGQKRWSAGAVAADVTLIFWFVFSLFPIFWMLMLALKNAEQQTTTYFSFSPTWSNFATVLSEKGTQMTSVDFKASLVTSLLNCGGAVLVSLVIGIPAAYAAGRWQYRGSNDLMFQMLSFRFAPELMVIVPLFVIYNQIGLFDTKVGMIWVLQLVTMPLVVWILRSYFQDLPEDLEQAALLDGYTRRRAFLMVALPIVRPGIAAAALLAFIFAWNNYVFPLILADSNAGTVTVAITKFLGGGGQAYYNLTAAAALIAALPPLILALTIQRYLVRGLSFGAVKA; this comes from the coding sequence ATGTCGCAAACCACAACCCGATTCTCCCGGGCCGAACTGCTCCCCGGACAGAAGCGGTGGTCCGCCGGTGCGGTGGCCGCCGACGTCACGCTGATCTTCTGGTTCGTCTTCTCGCTGTTCCCGATCTTCTGGATGCTGATGCTGGCCCTGAAGAACGCCGAGCAGCAGACCACCACCTACTTCTCGTTCAGCCCGACGTGGAGCAACTTCGCCACGGTGCTGTCCGAGAAGGGCACTCAGATGACCAGCGTCGATTTCAAGGCATCACTGGTGACCAGCCTGCTCAACTGCGGCGGTGCCGTCCTCGTCTCGCTGGTGATCGGTATCCCGGCCGCCTACGCGGCCGGCCGGTGGCAGTACCGGGGCTCCAACGACCTGATGTTCCAGATGCTGTCGTTCCGGTTCGCTCCCGAGCTGATGGTCATCGTGCCGCTCTTCGTGATCTACAACCAGATCGGCCTGTTCGACACCAAAGTCGGCATGATCTGGGTGCTGCAGCTGGTGACCATGCCGCTGGTGGTCTGGATTCTGCGGTCGTACTTCCAGGATCTCCCCGAGGATCTCGAGCAGGCAGCGCTCCTCGACGGTTACACACGCCGCCGGGCCTTCCTGATGGTGGCGCTGCCGATCGTGCGGCCGGGTATCGCCGCGGCAGCGCTGCTCGCGTTCATCTTCGCCTGGAACAACTACGTGTTCCCGCTCATCCTGGCCGACAGCAACGCAGGCACGGTCACCGTCGCCATCACCAAGTTCCTCGGTGGCGGCGGCCAGGCGTACTACAACCTCACCGCGGCCGCCGCGCTCATCGCGGCGCTGCCGCCACTCATCCTCGCCCTGACCATCCAGAGGTATCTGGTGCGGGGCCTGTCATTCGGGGCGGTGAAGGCCTGA
- a CDS encoding epoxide hydrolase family protein: MARIQPFQIAVPDTTLVDLRERLVRTRWPDAETVDDWSQGIPLAYTRELAAYWADGYDWRAREAALNRFDQFSTDIDGLPIHFVHQRSTREDAFPLIITHGWPGSIVEFAKVIAPLNDAGFHVVCPALPGYGFSGKPTETGWGVQRIAEAWDQLMARLGYHRYGAQGGDWGAAVTTQIGRNVGNCVAIHTNMPLGNPPKKLTDPTEEQRLALTAMDHYRRWDSGYFRQQSTRPQTLGYGLVDSPVGQLAWIVEKFWSWMDCDGHPENVLTKDELLDNVMFYWATGTGASSARLYWESATSFGGRDRVTLPTGVAAFPKEIVRSPREWCEENYTITRWTTMPRGGHFAAFEQPELFVEDVSAFFGDFR; this comes from the coding sequence ATGGCCCGCATCCAGCCATTCCAGATCGCCGTCCCCGACACCACGCTTGTTGACCTTAGGGAACGCCTGGTGCGGACCCGATGGCCCGACGCCGAGACCGTCGACGACTGGAGTCAGGGCATCCCGCTCGCCTACACCCGCGAACTCGCCGCGTACTGGGCCGACGGCTACGACTGGCGGGCCCGCGAGGCAGCTCTGAACCGCTTCGACCAGTTCAGCACCGACATCGACGGACTGCCCATCCACTTCGTGCATCAGCGCTCCACCCGCGAGGACGCCTTCCCGCTGATCATCACGCACGGCTGGCCCGGTTCGATCGTCGAATTCGCCAAGGTGATCGCCCCGCTGAACGACGCCGGCTTCCACGTGGTGTGCCCCGCGCTTCCGGGCTACGGCTTCTCCGGCAAGCCGACAGAGACCGGCTGGGGTGTGCAGCGCATCGCCGAGGCCTGGGACCAGCTGATGGCGCGGCTCGGTTACCACCGCTACGGCGCGCAGGGTGGCGACTGGGGAGCCGCGGTGACCACGCAGATCGGTCGCAACGTCGGCAACTGCGTGGCGATCCACACCAACATGCCGCTGGGCAATCCGCCGAAGAAGCTCACGGACCCCACCGAGGAGCAACGCCTCGCGCTGACCGCGATGGATCACTACCGCCGCTGGGACTCGGGGTATTTCCGACAGCAGTCGACGCGACCGCAGACGCTGGGCTACGGGCTGGTCGACTCGCCGGTGGGGCAGCTGGCGTGGATCGTCGAGAAGTTCTGGTCGTGGATGGACTGCGACGGCCATCCCGAGAACGTCCTCACCAAGGACGAGCTACTCGACAACGTGATGTTCTACTGGGCCACCGGTACCGGGGCGTCGTCGGCCCGCCTCTACTGGGAGAGCGCCACGAGTTTCGGCGGACGCGACCGGGTGACGCTGCCGACCGGGGTGGCCGCGTTCCCGAAGGAGATCGTCCGGTCGCCGCGGGAATGGTGCGAGGAGAACTACACGATCACGCGCTGGACGACGATGCCCCGCGGCGGGCATTTCGCGGCGTTCGAGCAGCCCGAGTTGTTCGTCGAGGACGTGAGCGCCTTTTTCGGCGACTTCCGCTGA
- a CDS encoding extracellular solute-binding protein — protein sequence MGFTSRSARGPQLSRRQMLTALGVAGAAAASAPVLSSCGVGGRASQPNGAGAVTGGFDWRKAAGSTISILQTPHPYQLSYQPLLQEFTELTGINVNVDLVPEADYFTKLNTELAGGSGKHDAFMLGAYFIWQYGPPGWVEDLDPWLRNSSATNAEYDFEDIFEGLRTSTRWDFTLGNPLGTGGQWAIPWGFENNVVAYNKRVFDEKGITKLPDNLDDFIQLAVDLTDRSANQYGISTRGSKSWATIHPGFMTQYTRQGAVDYTWNGSELVAEMDSDAAIDFTQKWITMQHEAGPTSWTTYDYPNATGDLGDGKAMMVFDADSATYPKNKPGASREAGNIAWYAGPAGPDGNYKTNLWTWSWAMSANSRNKLPAWLFIQWATGKESMNKAVEGGQYADPVRQSVFDTTFKRVAADQYGYLEAFETVIGESKIQFTPQKKFFDTTQNWAVALQDIYGGDDATTRLRSLAKTNTSKVNL from the coding sequence ATGGGATTCACCTCTCGCTCTGCCCGCGGACCGCAGTTGTCGCGCCGGCAGATGCTCACTGCGCTCGGCGTGGCCGGGGCCGCCGCCGCCAGCGCACCGGTACTGAGTTCGTGCGGCGTCGGTGGCCGAGCCAGCCAGCCCAACGGCGCCGGTGCCGTCACCGGTGGCTTCGACTGGCGCAAGGCCGCCGGCTCGACGATCAGCATCCTGCAGACCCCGCACCCCTACCAGCTGTCGTATCAGCCGCTGCTGCAGGAGTTCACCGAACTCACCGGCATCAACGTCAACGTCGATCTGGTGCCGGAGGCCGACTACTTCACCAAGCTGAACACCGAACTTGCCGGTGGTTCGGGCAAGCACGACGCCTTCATGCTGGGCGCGTACTTCATCTGGCAGTACGGCCCTCCGGGCTGGGTCGAGGACCTCGACCCGTGGCTGCGCAACAGCTCGGCGACCAACGCCGAGTACGACTTCGAGGACATCTTCGAGGGCCTGCGCACCTCCACCCGATGGGACTTCACCCTGGGCAACCCGTTGGGCACGGGTGGTCAATGGGCCATTCCCTGGGGTTTCGAGAACAATGTGGTCGCCTACAACAAGCGTGTCTTCGACGAGAAGGGCATCACCAAGCTGCCCGACAACCTCGACGACTTCATCCAGCTCGCCGTCGACCTCACCGACCGGTCGGCCAATCAGTACGGCATCTCCACCCGAGGATCGAAGTCCTGGGCCACCATCCATCCCGGCTTCATGACCCAGTACACCCGTCAGGGGGCGGTGGACTACACCTGGAACGGTTCGGAACTGGTCGCCGAGATGGACAGCGACGCGGCGATCGACTTCACCCAGAAGTGGATCACCATGCAGCACGAGGCGGGTCCGACATCGTGGACGACGTACGACTATCCCAATGCCACAGGTGATCTGGGTGACGGCAAGGCGATGATGGTCTTCGACGCCGACAGCGCCACCTACCCCAAGAACAAACCCGGAGCCAGTAGGGAAGCCGGCAACATCGCCTGGTACGCCGGTCCGGCGGGTCCGGACGGCAACTACAAGACCAACCTGTGGACGTGGAGCTGGGCGATGAGCGCCAACTCCCGCAACAAGCTTCCGGCGTGGCTGTTCATCCAGTGGGCCACCGGGAAGGAGTCGATGAACAAGGCGGTCGAGGGCGGTCAGTACGCAGACCCGGTGCGGCAGTCGGTGTTCGACACCACGTTCAAGCGCGTCGCTGCCGACCAGTACGGCTACCTGGAGGCGTTCGAAACCGTCATCGGAGAGTCGAAGATCCAGTTCACCCCGCAGAAGAAGTTCTTCGACACCACGCAGAACTGGGCGGTCGCCCTGCAGGACATCTACGGCGGTGACGACGCGACGACCCGGCTGCGCAGCCTCGCCAAGACCAATACCTCCAAGGTCAACCTCTAG